Proteins encoded by one window of Vitis vinifera cultivar Pinot Noir 40024 chromosome 10, ASM3070453v1:
- the LOC100259353 gene encoding pentatricopeptide repeat-containing protein At4g20770 has protein sequence METKTTYLASLLQTCIDKKAHLAGKLIHAHMLRSRLSDDTFLSNRLIEFYAKCNAIDASRRLFDQMPKRDIYTWNAILGAYCKASELEDAHVLFAEMPERNIVSWNTLISALTRNGFEQKALGVYYRMSREGFVPTHFTLASVLSACGALVDVECGRRCHGISIKIGLDNNIYVGNALLGMYAKCRCIGDAIQAFGDVPEPNEVSFTAMMGGLADSDQVNEAFRLFRLMLRNRIHVDSVSLSSVLGVCSRGGCGEFGLHDSNDVLSSDVHGQQVHCLTIKHGFESDLHLNNSLLDMYAKNGNMDSAEMIFVNMPEVSVVSWNVMIAGYGQKSQSSKAIEYLQRMQYHGFEPDEITYVNMLVACIKSGDIEAGRQMFDGMSSPSLSSWNTILSGYSQNENHKEAVKLFREMQFRSVHPDRTTLAIILSSLAGMMLLEGGRQVHAVSQKAVFRTDIYLASGLIGMYSKCGKVEMAKRIFDRIAELDIVCWNSMMAGLSLNSLDKEAFTFFKKMREKGMFPSQFSYATVLSCCAKLSSLSQGRQVHSQIAREGYMNDAFVGSALIDMYSKCGDVDAARWVFDMMLGKNTVTWNEMIHGYAQNGCGDEAVLLYEDMIGSGEKPDGITFVAVLTACSHSGLVDTGIKIFNSMQQEHGVEPLVDHYTCIIDSLGRAGRLHEAEVLIDKMPCKYDPIIWEVLLSSCRVYADVSLARRAAEELFHLDPQNSAPYVLLANIYSSLGRWDDAKAVRELMSYNQVVKDPGYSWIEHKNGMQAFMVDDNGRMVDDEVVVVNDGMSCSSG, from the coding sequence ATGGAAACTAAGACAACCTACTTGGCAAGTCTCTTGCAGACTTGCATAGACAAGAAAGCCCACCTAGCAGGCAAGCTCATCCATGCCCATATGCTCCGCTCACGTCTCTCTGACGATACCTTCCTCTCCAATCGTCTCATTGAATTCTATGCCAAATGCAATGCAATTGATGCTTCTCGCCGCCTGTTCGATCAAATGCCCAAAAGGGACATTTATACTTGGAATGCTATACTAGGTGCTTATTGTAAAGCTAGTGAGTTAGAAGATGCTCATGTGTTGTTCGCAGAAATGCCCGAAAGGAATATTGTCTCGTGGAACACTTTGATTAGTGCCTTAACTCGAAATGGGTTTGAACAGAAGGCTTTAGGTGTTTATTACAGGATGAGTCGGGAAGGATTCGTGCCCACCCATTTTACTTTGGCTAGTGTTTTGAGTGCGTGTGGTGCATTGGTTGATGTAGAGTGCGGTAGGAGATGTCATGGGATTTCTATTAAAATTGGCCTTGATAACAATATATATGTGGGTAATGCGTTGTTGGGCATGTATGCTAAGTGTAGGTGTATTGGGGATGCAATTCAAGCTTTTGGGGATGTGCCAGAACCTAATGAGGTCTCTTTTACAGCGATGATGGGTGGGTTGGCAGACAGTGATCAAGTCAACGAGGCTTTCAGACTGTTTAGGTTGATGCTAAGAAATAGAATTCATGTTGATTCTGTCTCACTGTCAAGCGTTTTGGGTGTTTGTTCCAGAGGAGGATGTGGGGAATTTGGTCTTCATGACTCAAATGATGTGCTTTCATCTGATGTGCATGGGCAACAGGTGCACTGTCTCACAATTAAACATGGATTTGAATCAGATCTTCATTTAAATAATTCATTGCTTGATATGTATGCAAAGAATGGGAACATGGATAGTGCTGAGATGATTTTTGTTAATATGCCCGAAGTCAGTGTTGTTTCATGGAATGTTATGATAGCTGGGTATGGCCAAAAATCCCAAAGCAGTAAAGCCATAGAGTACCTGCAGAGAATGCAGTATCATGGTTTCGAGCCAGATGAGATCACGTATGTCAATATGCTTGTGGCATGCATAAAGTCTGGTGATATCGAAGCTGGGCGCCAAATGTTTGATGGGATGTCATCCCCAAGCTTGAGTTCATGGAACACTATACTTTCTGGGTATTCCCAGAATGAGAACCACAAGGAGGCAGTAAAACTTTTCAGGGAAATGCAATTTCGAAGTGTCCACCCTGATCGCACTACTTTGGCAATTATACTGAGCTCACTTGCAGGGATGATGCTTCTGGAAGGTGGAAGACAGGTCCATGCTGTCTCACAAAAGGCTGTCTTTCGTACTGACATATATCTTGCCAGTGGACTTATTGGCATGTATTCAAAGTGTGGGAAGGTCGAGATGGCAAAGCGTATTTTTGACAGAATAGCTGAACTGGATATTGTCTGCTGGAATTCTATGATGGCAGGTCTCTCGCTCAATTCTCTAGACAAGGAAGCTTTTACTTTCTTCAAGAAGATGCGAGAAAAGGGGATGTTTCCTTCGCAATTCTCATATGCTACTGTACTCAGTTGTTGTGCAAAACTATCTTCTTTGTCTCAAGGCAGACAGGTTCACTCTCAGATAGCAAGGGAAGGATACATGAATGATGCCTTTGTGGGGAGTGCTCTGATTGATATGTATTCTAAATGTGGTGATGTAGATGCAGCCCGGTGGGTTTTTGACATGATGCTTGGTAAAAATACTGTCACTTGGAATGAAATGATACATGGTTATGCACAGAACGGATGTGGGGATGAGGCTGTTCTTCTTTATGAAGACATGATTGGATCAGGTGAGAAACCTGATGGCATAACATTTGTTGCTGTTTTAACCGCTTGTAGCCATTCTGGATTGGTTGACACAGGAATCAAAATATTCAATTCAATGCAGCAAGAACATGGAGTGGAACCACTTGTAGATCATTATACCTGCATCATTGACTCTTTAGGCAGAGCTGGTCGGTTACATGAAGCAGAAGTTCTTATAGATAAGATGCCATGTAAATATGATCCAATCATATGGGAGGTTTTGCTCAGTTCTTGTAGAGTTTATGCTGATGTGAGCTTAGCAAGAAGAGCAGCAGAGGAGCTCTTTCACTTGGATCCCCAAAACTCTGCTCCTTATGTGCTTCTTGCTAACATCTATTCTTCCCTGGGAAGATGGGATGATGCCAAGGCTGTTAGAGAACTGATGAGTTACAATCAGGTAGTTAAGGATCCAGGTTATAGTTGGATTGAGCATAAGAATGGGATGCAAGCCTTTATGGTTGATGATAATGGTAGGATGGTTGATGATGAAGTTGTAGTTGTAAATGATGGAATGTCTTGTTCCAGTGGATAG